From Pandoraea norimbergensis, the proteins below share one genomic window:
- a CDS encoding HepT-like ribonuclease domain-containing protein, whose translation MSETRLPDYLDHMRLAATDACDFVDGLSKEDFLQDKRTQQAVVMSLIIIGEAATKIMDRHADFSQAHSEVPWRAMRGMRNRIAHGYFEINLDMV comes from the coding sequence ATGAGTGAAACACGTCTACCCGACTATCTCGACCATATGCGGCTGGCAGCAACCGATGCCTGCGACTTTGTCGATGGTTTGTCAAAGGAAGACTTTCTTCAGGACAAGCGCACGCAACAAGCTGTAGTGATGAGTCTGATAATCATCGGCGAGGCGGCTACCAAGATCATGGACCGCCACGCTGACTTCTCCCAAGCGCACTCAGAAGTGCCGTGGCGAGCGATGCGCGGCATGCGCAATCGCATCGCTCACGGCTACTTCGAAATCAATCTTGACATGGTCTGA
- a CDS encoding nucleotidyltransferase family protein — protein sequence MRPSMVLQLKRAAVREAVERYHTVNPRVFGSVLRGTDRDDSDLDLLVDALPGTTLFDLGGLQDELESMLGVHVDVLTPADLPLKFRAQVLAEARPV from the coding sequence ATGCGACCATCCATGGTGCTGCAACTGAAGCGCGCCGCAGTCCGCGAGGCGGTTGAGCGTTATCACACCGTAAATCCACGCGTGTTCGGATCGGTGCTGCGCGGAACGGATCGCGACGACAGCGATCTCGATCTTCTGGTGGATGCTTTGCCCGGCACAACACTTTTCGATCTCGGCGGCTTGCAGGATGAATTGGAGTCGATGCTGGGTGTGCACGTCGATGTGCTGACGCCAGCAGATCTCCCATTGAAATTTCGGGCACAGGTACTCGCTGAGGCTCGTCCTGTATGA
- a CDS encoding MFS transporter, giving the protein MTTATAAGARSDAHQGDHIAKHPWRAVISASIGNALEWFDLVVYGFFAVTIAKLFFPTHDDTTSLLLTLGTFGVSFFMRPLGAIVIGVYADKQGRRAALTLTILMMMVGTAIIAFMPTYASIGVLAPVGIVLARMIQGFSAGGEFGSATAFLAEHAPRRRGFFASFQVASQGLTTLLAAGFGALLTSTLSPEQMQSWGWRVPFLFGLLIGPVAYYIRRHVDETPEFLQAEPTETPLRDTLEHQKMRLLLAVGAVVVATVSTYLVLYMPTYAIKQLGLPASVAFAATVATGLVQMFLSPVVGAWSDRAGRTKPMMIAAAALLVLIWPMFWLLSTYPSFGMMLALQTVLGVLMTVYFAPLPALASEIFPVKTRTTGLSLSYNLSVTFFGGFAPFILTWLINVTGSKLAPSFYMMAAAAIGLLALSRIYRHTGVR; this is encoded by the coding sequence ATGACAACAGCCACCGCCGCCGGCGCGCGTTCTGACGCGCACCAAGGCGACCACATTGCCAAGCACCCTTGGCGTGCGGTCATTTCCGCGTCCATCGGTAATGCGCTCGAATGGTTCGATCTGGTGGTGTACGGCTTCTTTGCCGTGACCATTGCGAAGCTGTTCTTCCCGACGCACGACGACACGACGTCGTTGCTGCTCACGCTGGGCACCTTCGGCGTGTCGTTCTTCATGCGTCCGCTGGGTGCAATCGTCATTGGTGTCTATGCCGACAAGCAGGGGCGGCGCGCGGCGCTCACGCTGACCATTCTGATGATGATGGTCGGCACGGCGATCATCGCGTTCATGCCGACGTACGCCTCCATCGGCGTGCTCGCCCCGGTAGGGATCGTGTTGGCGCGGATGATTCAGGGCTTTTCTGCGGGCGGTGAATTCGGCAGCGCGACGGCGTTTCTCGCTGAGCATGCCCCACGGCGTCGCGGCTTCTTCGCGAGCTTTCAGGTCGCGAGTCAGGGCCTGACGACGCTGCTCGCCGCCGGGTTTGGCGCGTTGCTCACCAGCACGCTGTCACCGGAACAAATGCAGAGTTGGGGCTGGCGGGTGCCGTTCCTGTTCGGTCTGTTGATCGGACCGGTGGCGTACTACATTCGCCGGCATGTCGATGAAACGCCGGAGTTCCTGCAAGCGGAGCCGACCGAGACACCACTGCGCGACACGCTGGAGCATCAGAAAATGCGCCTGCTGCTGGCCGTGGGGGCTGTCGTCGTCGCGACAGTGTCGACGTATCTTGTGCTGTACATGCCGACCTACGCGATCAAGCAGTTGGGGCTACCGGCATCGGTCGCGTTTGCCGCGACGGTAGCCACGGGGCTCGTGCAGATGTTTCTGTCGCCGGTGGTGGGTGCATGGTCTGACCGCGCCGGTCGCACGAAGCCGATGATGATTGCGGCGGCCGCGCTGCTGGTCTTGATCTGGCCGATGTTCTGGCTGCTCTCGACGTACCCGAGCTTCGGCATGATGCTCGCGCTGCAAACAGTGCTGGGGGTGCTGATGACGGTGTACTTTGCGCCGCTGCCCGCACTGGCCTCCGAGATATTCCCGGTGAAGACACGCACCACGGGCCTGTCGCTGTCGTACAACCTGTCTGTGACGTTCTTCGGTGGCTTCGCCCCGTTCATCCTCACGTGGCTCATCAACGTGACCGGCAGCAAACTGGCGCCGAGCTTCTACATGATGGCGGCTGCGGCAATCGGGCTGCTCGCCCTGAGCCGGATTTACCGGCATACCGGGGTGCGGTAG